The genomic interval CTTCTCGGCGAGCCGCGCGGCCCGCCGTATCAGCGTCCGCCCTTCGGGACCGCCGGTCAGCCCTACGACGATCCGCTCACGGGAACCCCAGATCGCCGACACCTGGTGCTCACTGCGGTACTCCTGGAGGTACTCGTCGACCCGGTCGGCCACCCACAGCAGCGCCAACTCCCGCAGGGCGGTGAGGTTTCCGGGCCGGAAGTAGTTCGAGAGGGCCGCGTCGACCTTGTCGGGCTTGTAGATGTTGCCGTGCGCCATGCGGCGGCGGAGCGCCTGGGGCGACATGTCGACGAGCTCGATCTGGTCGGCCCGGCGGACGACCTCGTCCGGCACGGTCTCCTGCTGCCGGACCCCGGTGATCGACTCGACGACATCGCCGAGGGACTCCAGGTGCTGGATGTTGACGGTGGACACCACGTCGATGCCGGCCGCGAGCAGCTCCTCGATGTCCTGCCAGCGCTTGGTGTTGCGGGAGCCCGGGATGTTGGTGTGGGCGAGTTCGTCCACCAGGGCGACGGCGGGGGCCCGGCGCAGCACCGCGTCGACGTCCATCTCGGTGAAGACGGTCCCCCGGTAGGCCAGCTCCGCGCGCGGGACCTGCTCCAGGCCGTGCAGCATCACCTCGGTGCGGGCCCTCCCGTGGTGCTCCACGAAGGCGACCACGCAGTCCGTGCCCCGCTCCACCCTGCGGTGGGCCTCGGACAGCATGGCGTACGTCTTGCCGACGCCCGGTGCCGCACCGAGGTAGATCCGAAGCTTGCCGCGTCCCATGGCCCCATTGTCTTCCCGTCACAGCTCTGTACGCAGCGTCGACTTTACGGCCAATAAGTCCGACAAATGGGGTGGGGAGTGCGGCAGGGGACGTCTTTGACGCATCCCTGATGCCCGTACGGCACCGTACGGGCATCAGGGTCCGGCGCTGTTCAGGATGTTCAGTTGGGGTTGTCGCCGTGGGTCAGGGTCTCCCAGGCCACGAAGAGGTTGTTGCTGCCGGCCGGGCGGTTGTTCAGGGTGAGCGTCTGGGTGTTGGTCATGGCGATGCCCAGGCGGTTGTGCAGGGCGTTGTAGCCGACCTCGGTGACCGGTCCGAGCCCGAGGGTCAGCGAGCCGCCGCAGAGCCAGCTCGGGACGGCCGTGCCGAGCTGGTACTTGGCCTGGAACCCGAGCGCCTGCCGCAGCCGCTCCCCCACGTCGGTGCCGTAGAGGTCGGTGCCCTGGATCCGGCTGGTCTCGGCGACGTGCGAGATCGAGGAGAGGCCGTACCCGGTGTGCGTGAAGTCGCGGCACGTCTCCTGGGTGAGCCCGGTGACGAAGGTCGACTGACCCTGCCAGTAACTGACGATCTTCGCCGTGGTGTTGAGGTTCTGGCTCGGCACGGTCTTCGGTACGGAACCGTCCGAGGCGAGGTAGATGTACGCGGCCGTCCGCGTCCGGAAGAGCGCCATGGCCTTGTCGTACGACGTCTTGTCCTCCAGGAAGACGGAGATGCCGACGGCGGCGTCCATCATCGTCAGCTCCCAGTTCCCGTTGGAATTGGAGCCGTTGATGATCTCGGGCAGGTACACGTTGCGGAGCATGGTCGAGAAGCGGGCCGAGTTGGTCCACGTTCCGGTGTACGTGTACTTGATGATCTCGGCGGCCTTGGGCCAGGAGGAGCCGGCCCAGCCGGTCTGTAGGGGCGCGTTGCTGTTGGTGTGGCTGGTGATCGTGGCCGACCAGGCGTCCATGATCTCGATGGCCTTCTGGGCGTAGCGCGCGTCCTTGGTGATGTACCAGGCGAGCGCGTCGGTGTAGGCCGCGATCGCGTCCTCGCGCTCGTCGGTGCAGCCGTAGTTGGGGTTGGAGTACGAGCCGCACTCGACGACGGCTCTGGGCTTCGGGGTGCGACTCAGGCTGGCGTAGGAGCTGGCCATCATCTGGTCGTAGGCGCCCTTCCAGGGCTGGGCGCCGGCGAGGACCTCGGTGCGGGCGAAGTCCAACTGGCTCCGGGAGACGTCGACTCCGGGGTGGACGAAGGTGGCGGGGGCGGCCTGGGCGGCGGTGCCTGGCTGGGCGAAGAAGCCCAGGACCAGGGCGGTGACGACGGAGAGCAGGGCAGCGCGGCGCACGGTGACTCCGTTCTCGTATGTGAACACAGAGCACCCTCATGAACTTGGGCGTTGAGCCGAGACCATAGGTACGGACCAATCCGCCGTCAAGGGTCCGCGCATGCCGAAGGGCCGCACCCCCGGAGGGATACGGCCCTTTCGCCGCTATTCGTTCCATCAGGCGGGTCCGGCGAAGTCGGCCACGGTTCGACCGCGCTCCGAAGGGGCGCGGGGAACTGCGCGACCAGCCACGACGGCGCCGCGGACGACGGACGGCGCGACCCGGCCCTCGCAGCGGAGCGCTCAGCGGACCTCGGTGATCTCCGGTCCGCGCTGCAACTGGCCCATGCCGCCGGAGAAGCGGGAACCCGCCTCCTCCTGCTGGACGCCCTCGGGAACCATCTGGGCGTCGTTCGGCAGCTTCAGGACGATCGGGTCGCGGGGCGCCATCGGGCCCTCGCCGCGCACGACGACCGTGTCCCGGAAGATCTGTTCGAGCAGCCCGGCGGCCTGCGGCTGCACCGCGCCCTGCCCGGAGATCACCCCGCGCAGGAACCAACGCGAACCGTCCACGCCGACGAACCGCACGACCTGGAAACCGCCCGTGCCGTCCGGCAGTTGCACCGGAACCTGCGCGCGCAGCTCCCAGCCCAGCGGCCCCTCGACCTCGTCGACGATGCCGCCCTGCTGGGTGATGCCGCTGGCGATCTCCTCGCGTACCTCACCCCAGATGCCCTCGCGCTTGGGAGCGGCGAAGGCCTGCAACTGGACGGCACTGTCCTTGAGGACCACGGTGGCGGCGACGATCGCGTCACCCGCGACCTCGACCCGCAACTCCATGCCGTCGACTCCCGGCACGAACAGACCGCCCAGGTCCACCCGGCCCTCGGCGGGGTCGCCGATCTCCGAGTCGTCCCAGGGTCCGTCGGGGCGGGGCTCCGGTTCGAGCTTCACGCGCTCGACCGATCCGTCCGCCTCAGTGTCGACATTGTCGACGACCTGCTCGGCCTCGCTCGCCGCGTCCTCGGCGGCAGTGCCCTTCTTGCGACGTCCGAACACGTCACTGTCCTTCCCGGTCGGATACGACCGAAGCGTATCGATTCCCACCCGTGGTGCCGCCCACGGCGGCGTGACCGCCGGTGGACCCGAAGCCCCCCTCGGCCCGCGCCGATTCGGGAAGCTCCGCGACCTCCTGGAAGCGGACCCTCTCGACCTGCTGGACGACAAGCTGGGCGATCCGGTCGAAGCGCTCGAACCGAACCGACTCGTACGGGTCGAGATTCACCACGATCACCTTGATCTCCCCACGGTACCCGGCATCAACCGTCCCCGGGGCATTCACCAGGGCAACACCGCAGCGGGCGGCGAGCCCCGAACGAGGGTGTACGAAGGCCGCGTACCCCTCCGGGAGAGCGATAGACACCCCCGTGGGCAGTACGGCCCGTTCACCCGGCTTCAGTTCCCGGCTCTCGGTGGTCCGCAGATCGGCTCCCGCGTCACCGGGATGCTCGTACGACGGAAGCGGTACGTCCGGGTCGACGCGGCGGATCGACACGTCCAGCGGGTCACGGCTCACGGGTTCACCTCGAAGGCACGGGTACGCCGGACCTGGTCCGGGTCGTCCATGGCGGCCCGGATCTCCTGCGGGCGACCGTTGTCGATGAAGTGGTCGACCTTCACCTCGACGAAGAGGGCGTCGGCGCGCACCGCGACGGGCCCGTCGGGGCCGCCGATGCGTCCGGTGGCGGTCGAGTAGATCTTCCGGCCGGCCACGGCCGTCACCTCGGCCTCCAGGTACAGCACGGTGTCCACGGGCACCGGCCGGACGAAGTCGGTCTCCAGGCGGCCGGTCACCGCGATCGTCCGCAGCAGCCAGTTCAGCGAGCCGAGGGTCTCGTCCAGCGCGCTGGCGAGCACGCCGCCGTGCGCGAGGCCCGGGGCGCCCTGGTGGGCGGCCCGCACGGTGAACTCGGCGGTGATGGTCACGCCCTCACCGGCCCGCGCCTCCAGGTGCAGCCCGTGCGGCTGGTCGCCGCCACACCCGAAACACTGTTCGTAGTGCGCACCGAGCAGCTCGCCCGGCGCGGGCGCGTCAGGGTGCCGCACCGGTTTCACGGCGTCGGACGGAGGCTTAAGAGCTGGAGAAGTACCACTCACAGCCGCAGACCTTACCCGCGCGTCGGTGGGTTCCCGACACCGTGCCAAGCTTGGCTCCATGCAGCTTTCCGCCTCCCCCTACGACGAGCGCCTCACCGCCCCCCGTTCGTGGTGGTTCATCTCGTTCCTGGTCGGCGTCTCCTTCGCCCTGATCCTGCTGCCCTTCGGCACCCTGCCGCTGCTCGGCGGCCTGGTCGGCGGCACGGCGGTCGCATCCGTGATGGCCAGCTCCTACGGCTCGCTCCGGATCCGGATCGTGGGCGACCAGCTGATCGCCGGCGAGGCGAAGATCCCGGTGACGGCCCTGGGCGAGGCGGAGATCCTGGACCCGGAGGAGGCCCGCGCCTGGCGCACCTACAAGGCCGACACCCGCGCCTTCCTGCTGCTGCGCTCGTACATCCCGAGGGCACTGCGCGTCGAGGTCACCGACCCGGACGACCCGACGCCGTACCTGTATCTGTCCACCCGCGAGCCGGAGCGGCTGGCGGAGGCGCTGAAGACGGCCCGCGCGGCAGCCGTCTAGGGCCCGTTCAACGACCGAGTTCCTTCGGGATCTCACCCATCCGGAGCGGGTCCGGCGGGGTCTCCAGGGGCGGCAGTTCGGGCAGCGCGTCCCACGGGACCTGGGCCTTGCGCAGGTCCTTGCGGATGCGCTCGGCGAGTTTCCTGGTGTCCCGGCGGTTCATGACCGCTCCGACGGCGGCGCCGACCATGAAGGGCATCAGGTTCGGCAGGTCGCGGACCATGCGTTTCATGATCTGCTGGCGCAGCTCGCGCTTCATGTGCCCGTTCAGCGCGGCACTCATGGTCGACGGTTTGGTCACGTCGATACCGCGCTCCCCGGACCAGGAGTTCAGATACGTGGTGCTGCGCTGCCGGAGGTCGCCGGGCGGACGGGCGCCGTAGACCTCGTAGAGCTCGGCGATGAGCTTCAGCTCGATCGCGGCGACGCCGGTGATCTCGGCGGCCAGTTCGGTGGGCATCGCTGGCGGCACCGGCAGCATCGCCGCGGCACCGATGCCCGCGCCGACCGTCGATGTCGCGTTGGCGGCGCCCGCCACCAGTTTGTCGGCGAGCTGCTCGGGGCCGAGGCCCGGGAACTGCCGCCGAAGCGCCTGAAGGTCCCGTACGGGGATCCGCGGGGCTATGTCGATGATCCGGTCGGCGAGGTACGCCAGACCGGCCCTGGCCCGGCTGCCGCCCTTACGGACGCCTTCCCTGGCCTTGTCCCGGATCACCGCCGCCCGTCGCTTGGCAACGGGGGCGGCTGCGGGAACGTCCGTCGGCACCGGGAGGTCAGCCCGGTCGGCCGCCGGTTCGAGCGAGGCTGATCCAGGTACGGATGAGCCCCGCTCGTCGTCACGCGCGCCATGAGGACCGTCTGTCGGCCCTTCGTCCGCTCCCGGCTTGAGGGAGCGGCGCTTCCAGGGTGGGGTCGAGCCAGTCACGGCCGACCCCTCCTCAGTCGCAGTCGCGGCAGATCGGCTGGCCGTTCTTCTCGCGGGCCAGCTGGCTGCGGTGGTGCACCAGGAAGCAGCTCATGCAAGTGAACTCGTCCTGCTGCTTGGGCAACACCCGGACGGCCAGCTCTTCGTTCGAGAGGTCCGCTCCGGGCAGCTCAAGGCCCTCGGCGGCCTCGAATTCGTCGACGTCCACTGCGGAAGTCGACTTGTCGTTCCTACGCGCCTTGAGTTCTTCAAGGCTGTCCGAGTCGACGTCGTCGTCGGTCTTGCGTGGGGTGTCGTAATCCGTTGCCATGTCGCGCTCTCCCCCTCTGGGTGTCTGCGGTGTCTCCAGCGCACGTAACGCGTGAGAGGCCGGACTTGTGCCCGACCTGAGGCGGAGATTTTGCCTCACATCAAGGTCTGTTACTCAATCGACACCCAACCGGACCCCTCAAGAGTGATCGGCTTGGATGGCGAAGGGGACCGTACACGGTCCTCGTGCCGCTCTTCAAAGGCACCTCATCGTGTACTTCCCGTGATCAAGACCCCCGAAAACCCGGATTTTCCCGGCTTTCCGACAGGGTGCATGATCACGGAGAGTAGATGGCCTGAAAATCGCGCTTGTGATCGATCACACACGGGGTTGCCGGAGAAGCGGCCAGAAAATTCCGCGCAAAGCGAACATCCTCGTGTGTCGGCGACATGATCTCAGATGGGCAGGGTGACTCGCATCACGAGTCCACCCCCCTCACGCGGCTGGGCCGAGATATGGCCGCCGTGCGCCCGCGCCACGGACCGCGCGATCGACAGCCCGAGGCCCACACCCTTGTCGCTGCCGGTCCGCTCCGTACGCAGCCGCCTGAAGGGTTCGAAGAGGTTGTCGACCTCGTACGCCGGGACCACCGGACCCGTGTTCGAGACTATGAGCACCGCCTGGCCGTGCTGGACCTCGGTGGTGACCTCGACCCAGCCGTCCTCCGGCACGTTGTAGCGCACCGCGTTCTGCACCAGGTTCAGGGCGATCCGCTCCAGCAGGACGCCGTTGCCCTGGACGACGGAGGGCTTCCGCTCGCCGCGGATGACCACGCCCTTGGCGACCGCCTCCGCGTGCACCTGGTCGACGGCCTGCTCGGCGACCTCGGCGAGGTCGACGGGCTTGCGCTCGACGATCTGGTTGTCGCTGCGGGCGAGCAGCAGCAGACCCTCCACGAGCTGCTCGCTGCGCTCGTTGGTGGCCAGCAGCGTCTTGCCGAGCTGCTGGAGCTCGATGGGGGCGCCGGGATCGGACAGGTGCACTTCCAGGAGCGTTCTGTTGATCGCCAGCGGGGTGCGCAGCTCGTGCGACGCGTTCCCCACGAAACGCTGCTGGGCGGTGAAGGCGCGCTGTAGCCGGTCCAGCATCTCGTCGAAGGTGTCCGCGAGTTCCTTGAGTTCGTCGTCCGGGCCGTCCAGCTCGATCCGGCGGGACAGGTCCGAGCCGGCCACCGCGCGGGCGGTCCGGGTGATTCGGCCCAGCGGGGACAGCACCCGGCCCGCCATCGCGTACCCGAAGGCGAAGGCGATGATCGCGAGACCGAGCAGGGCCAGCAGCGAGCGGCTGAGCAGGTCGTCCAGAGCGTGCTGGCGCTGCTCGTTGACGCACTCGTTCATCGCGCTGTTCATCTCGGTCGCCGACGGCTGCGACGGGAAGTTGCAGGTCTTGCTGCTCACCGAGCCTTCGAGGATCTTGAACGGGAGATCGCTGCCCACGTTCAACGCGTGCGCGGCGAGCAGGTAGATGATCGACAGCAGCAGGATGCCGGCGATCAGGAACATGCCGCCGTACAGCAGCGTGAGCCTTATGCGGATGGTGGGACGCAGCCAGGGGAACGGCGGTTCGGGCCTTCTGGGGTCCCACGTGGGCTTCGGGGGCGCCTGGGGAGGCGCGGGGGTCGTGGCCACAGTGGATCAGATCCGGTAGCCGGAGCCGGGGACGGTGACGATGACCGGGGGTTCGCCGAGCTTTCGGCGCAGGGTCATCACGGTGACGCGCACGACGTTGGTGAACGGGTCCGTGTTCTCGTCCCAGGCCTTCTCCAGGAGTTGCTCCGCGGAGACGACGGCACCCTCGCTGCGCAGCAGCACCTCCAGGACGGCGAACTCCTTGGGCGCGAGCTGGACTTCCTTGCCGTCGCGGAACACCTCGCGGCGGTTCGGGTCGAGCTTGATGCCGGCGCGCTCCAGGACGGGCGGCAGCGGCACGCTGGTGCGCCGGCCGAGGGCACGCACGCGTGCCGTCAGCTCGCTGAACGCGAAGGGCTTGGGCAGATAGTCGTCGGCGCCGATCTCCAGGCCCTCGACACGGTCGCTGACGTCGCCGGACGCGGTGAGCATCAGCACGCGGGTGGGCATGCCGAGCTCGACGATCTTGCGGCAGACGTCGTCTCCGTGCACGAGCGGGAGGTCGCGGTCGAGGACGACCACGTCGTAGTCGTTGACGCCGATGCGCTCCAGGGCGGCCGCACCGTCGTACACGACGTCGACGGCCATGGCCTCCCGGCGCAGTCCGGTGGCCACCGCATCGGCGAGCAGTTGCTCGTCCTCGACGACGAGTACGCGCACGTCGCTTGTCCTTCCTCTGTCCACCCGCGTAGCGCGCCTCGGCGCATGCGGGCAGGGTCTTCGTGGCTGTGTGACCTCCATCCTGCCCTTTTCGGCCATAAGTCGGCTGTAAGGCGGCCGGGCGCGAGATGAAGGTCGGGTGTGAGGCCCGGGAATGCGGGATTTTCTCGGTGGGTTGAGGTTTCCACGGAAGGGAGCGGGGGGAGGACGGCTTTACACCCCGCGATCACGCTCTGCACGTGGCAAGCCACCTTGTGGTACGTCCAACCGCTTCCGCAGAGCGGGCGTGGGTGTCCGGCACCGTCGCCGCCCAGCCAGGGCAGCGCTGGGCACCCCAATACCGCAGACGTGATCGCCCCTTCCGGACGGCACACCCCCGTGCCAAACGACCCACGACCCAGGACGAGGGGGCGCAGCATGGACGCATTCACCGCAGGACTTCTGCAGCGCATAAGGGCGACCGAGACCGACCTGACGCGGGCTCGTGACGAGGGCGACGACTTCCTCGTCGAGGTGGAACAGGCCGAGCTCGACGACCTGCGCCGCCTCGCCGCCGACCACGGTGTGGAGGTCGGCGCGACGAGCGTCTGATCAGTGCGGCCAGCAGGACGACAGAACCCCGGCGAATCCAGCGCCGGGGTTCTGTCGTTTTCCGCCCCTGAAACCCACGGCGTTCAGCTCAACCCCGGGCGAGGGCCCACCAAGTCCAACTGTCCCCACGCGGACGGCCGAGAGGGAGCCGTAGGGGCGCGCCGGTGTCGAGAGGCTGGGGGTCCCCCCTCTGGGGGAGCGCGGAGACGCGCAGCGCCGAGCACGGTGGGTCTCTCGACACCGGCTCCCAGCGCCCCGAAGGCGACCGAACCAAAAGAGGTGCGCGCGTGGGTGCCTGCTCAACACGGGCCCACCTACGCAGCAGCTTCCCAGCACCGGCCCAGGCACCCCAGACCACTCACGTCAGTCGTGCCACGCCCCGAAGTCCTCCAACAGGCGCTGGAGGGGCTCGAAGACGCCTGGGGTGCCCGCGATCGCCAGATCGCGTGCGGGGCGTTCTCCCGGGCGTCCACCGGTCAGGGCGCCCGCCTCACGGGCGATCAGGTCCCCGGCCGCGAGGTCCCACGGGTTCAACCCCCGCTCGTAGTAACCGTCCAGGCGCCCCGCGGCCACGTCGCACAGGTCGACCGCCGCCGAACCGCCCCGCCGGATGTCACGCAGCAACGGGATCAACTTCTGCGCCACGTCGGCCTGGTGGCTGCGGACCTCGGTGACGTAGTTGAAGCCGGTCGAGACCAACGCCTGCTCCAGGGGTGCCGCGGGACGGCAGGCGAGCCTGCGTTCGCCCTCCCACGCGCCCGTGGCCCACGCCCCGCCGCCGAGCACCGCGTGGAACGTCTCGCCGCGCATCGGGACCGCGACGACCCCGGCGACGGTCTCGCCGTGCAGCTCGGCGGCGATGGAGACGGACCAAGTGGGCAGTCCGTACAGGTAGTTGACCGTGCCGTCGAGCGGGTCGATGACCCAGCGGACGCCGCTGGTGCCCGTGACGGAGGCGCCCTCCTCGCCCAGGAAGCCGTCGTCGGGGCGCTGTTCGGAGATCAGGTCGGTGATCAGCTTCTCGGCCGCGATGTCCATCTCGGTGACGACGTCGATCGGGCTGGACTTGGTGGCGGCGACCGCGAGGTCGGCCGGGCGTCCGTCCCGCAGCAGGGCGCCGGCCTTGTAGGCGGCTTCCTGGGCGAGTGCGAGCAGTTCCTGGTGCAGGGGGTCGGTCACGGCGCTCCTCAGGCGTAGGGGCTGTCGGCGCCCGCGGCGGCGGGGCGGGGGGCGCGGGCCGGGCAGCAGCCCACCGGGCAGAGGTTGTGGCCGGCGCCGAGCGCGCCCAGGGCGCAGGGCGTGACCTGGTGCCCGCTCTCGACGGCGGCGCGCTCCAGGACCAGCTCGCGGATCGCGGCGGCGAAGCGCGGGTCGGCGCCCACGGTGGCCGACCGGCGTACGGGCAGGCCCAGTTCGGCGGCCTTGGCCATGGCCTCTGTGTCGAGGTCGTAGAGGACCTCCATGTGGTCGGAGACGAAGCCGATGGGTGCCATGACGACCGCGGGGACGCCGGCCGCGTGGCGCTCCTCCAGGTGGTCGCAGATGTCGGGCTCCAGCCACGGGATCTGCGGGGCTCCGGAGCGGGACTGGTAGACGAGCTGCCAGGGGTGGTCGACGCCGGTACGCTCGCGGACGGCGTCGGCGATCAGCCGGGCGACGTCCAGGTGCTCCTCGACGTACGCCCCGCCGTCCCCGTGGTCCTCGACCGGGCCGGAGCTGTCCGCCGCGGCGGTCGGGATGGAGTGGGTCGAGAAGGCGAGGTGCGCGCCGTCCCGGACGTCCTCGGGGAGGTCGACGAGGGAATCGAGCACCCCGTCGATCATCGGTTCCAGGAAGCCGGGGTGGTTGAAGTAGTGGCGCAGCTTGTCGACCTTCGGGAGGTCGAGCCCCTCGGCCTCCAAGGCGGCCAGGGAGTCCGCGAGGTTCTCGCGGTACTGGCGGCAGCCCGAGTACGAGGCGTACGCGCTGGTGGCGAGGACCAGGATGCGGCGGCGGCCGTCGGCGACCATCTCGCGCAGGGTGTCCGTGAGGTACGGGGCCCAGTTGCGGTTGCCCCAGTAGACCGGCAGGTCCAGGCCGTGGTCCGCGAAGTCCTTGCGGAGGGCGTCCAGGAGGGCGCGGTTCTGGTCGTTGATCGGGCTGACCCCGCCGAACAGGAAGTAGTGCTGCCCCACTTCCTTGAGGCGTTCCTTGGGGATGCCGCGCCCACGCGTCACGTTCTCCAGGAACGGAACCACGTCGTCCGGGCCTTCGGGGCCGCCGAACGAGAGCAGGAGGAGGGCGTCGTAGGGGGTGGCATCGAGCACGTCTGGCATGCCTCCGATCCTGCCACCCGCCACTGACAGCCGGGAAACGGCGGGGTGCCGGACGGGGGTCGGGACGGAGATCCTCTTGCGGATCGGGGCAGAGATCCAGGCGCCTCACTGGCGGGTGCATCGGGGCCGACCTGCTCGTAAGCTGTATCAGCCGCATTCGCACCTTACCGAGCCGTCACTGCCCCTCACCGGGCCGTGACTGCTCCCCCCGAGCCGCCCCCGCTTCTTCCCGACCGGAGACCCCCGTGCCCAGCCCCTATCGCGCCCTCTTCGCCGCACCCGGCTCCAAGGGCTTCTCCGCCGCGGGGTTCCTCGGCCGTATGCCCCTGTCGATGATGGGCATCGGCGTGGTCACGATGATCTCCCAGATCAACGGGCGCTACGGGCTCGCGGGCGCCCTGTCGGCCGCCATCGCGCTGGCCGCCGCCGCGATCGGGCCGCGGATCTCGCGCTGGGTCGACCAGTACGGGCAGCGGCGGGTGCTGCGGCCGGCGACGCTCGTCGCGCTGACCGCGGCGGCCGGGCTGCTGCTGGCCGCCCGCTTCGAGTGGCCGGACTGGGTGCTGTTCGTGTGCGCCGCCGGCATCGGATCGGTGCCGAGCCTGGGGGCGATGGTCCGCGCGCGCTGGGCGGCCGTGTACCGGGGCACCCCGCAACTGCACACCGCGTACTCCCTGGAGTCCGTGGTCGACGAGGTGTGCTTCATCTTCGGGCCGATCATCTCCATCGGACTGTCCACGGCGTGGTTCCCGGAGGCCGGTCCGCTGCTCGCCGCCTGCTTCCTTGCGGTCGGCGTCTTCTGGCTGACCGCGCAGCGTGCCACCGAGCCCGCGCCGCATCCACGCGCGCGTGGGGACAAGGGCGGTGGTTCGGCGCTGCGAACGGCCGGTCTCCAGGTGCTGGTGGCCACGTTCGTGGCGACCGGGGCGATCTTCGGGGCGGTCGACGTGGTCACCGTGGCGTTCGCCGACGAGCAAGGTCACAAGGGCGGCGCCAGTGTGGTGCTCGCCCTGTACGCGGCGGGCTCCTGCGCGGCGGGAGTCGTGTTCGGGCTGATGCGCTTCCGGGGAGCCCCGGAACGTCGGTGGCTGCTGGGCATATGCGCGATGGCCGTGAGTATGATCCCCCTCCTACTGGTCGGAAACTTGCCGCTTCTGGCCGTGGCGCTGTTCCTTGCGGGCCTGTCCATCGCACCCACGATGATCACGACGATGTCCCTCATAGAAGAGCACGTACCTCGCGCGAAGCTCACCGAGGGCATGACCTGGGTGAGCACCGGCCTGGCGGTCGGGGTCGCGCTCGGCTCCTCCGTCGCCGGCTGGGTGATCGACGCGGCCGGCGCGCGTGCGGGGTACGGGGTTCCGGTCGTCGCCGGTGCCGTCGCGGTCGCGGTGGGTTTCCTCGGGTACCGCCGGCTCAGCAGACCGGCACCGGGTCGGGGAGGCACCGTTGAGCACCACAGCGAGCGCGAAGAACGGCACGTGGCGTAACTGGGGCGGCACGGTCGCGTCCCGGCCCGCGCGGGAGGTCACGCCCGCCTCCGTGGAGGAACTGGCCGCGGCCGTACGGAGGGCCGGTGAGGACGGTCTGACGGTGAAGGCCGTCGGCAGCGGGCACTCCTTCACGTCGATCGCCGCCACGGACGGTGTGTTGATCCGCCCTCAACTGTTGACCGGCATCCGCAACATTGATCGCGATGCCTTGACGGTCACGGTCGAGGCGGGCACCCCGCTCAAGAGACTCAACATGGCCCTCGCGCGCGAGGGTCTGTCGCTCACGAACATGGGCGACATCATGGAGCAGACGGTCTCGGGCGCGACCAGCACCGGCACCCACGGCAGTGGCCGCGACTCGGCCTCGATCGCGGCCCAGATCAGGGGACTTGAACTGGTCCTGGCGGACGGTTCGGTGCTGACCTGCTCCGAGAAGGAGAATCCGGACGTCTTCGCGGCGGCCCGCATAGGCCTCGGCGCCCTGGGCGTCATCACCGCGATCACCTTCGCCGTGGAGCCCGTCTTCCTGCTCACGGCCCGCGAGGAGCCGATGCCCTTCGACGAGGTCACCAGCCGCTTCGACGAACTCTGGACCGAGAACGAGCACTTCGAGTTCTACTGGTTCCCGCACACGGCGTCCACCAACACCAAGCGCAACAACCGCAGCATGGGCCCGGAGCAGCCCGTGAAGCCGCTGGCGGGCTGGTTCGACGACGAGTTCGTGGCCAACGGCCTCTGGCAGGTGGCCAACATGGTCGGCCGCGCGGTGCCCGCGACCGTTCCGACCATCGCTCAGATCTCCACCCGGGCCTGGTCCGCACGGACGTACACGGACATCCCCTACAAGGTCTTCACCTCGCCCCGCCGGGTGCGGTTCGTGGAGATGGAGTACGCCGTTCCGCGCGCGGCCCTGGTGGACACGCTGCGGGAACTCAAGGCGATGATCGACCACTCGGACTTCAGGATCAGCTATCCGGTGGAGGTCCGCACCGCCCCTGCGGACGACATCGCCCTGTCCACCGCCTCCGGCCGGGACAGCGCCTACATCGCCGTGCACATGTTCCGGGGCACGCCCTACCAGGCGTACTTCACCGAGGCCGAGCGCATCTTCACCGCGCACGAGGGCCGGCCGCACTGGGGCAAGGTGAACACCCGGGACGCCGAGTACTTCGCCGGGGTGTACCCGCGCTTCGGCGAGTTCACGGCGCTTCGGGACCG from Streptomyces sp. NBC_01288 carries:
- a CDS encoding response regulator transcription factor codes for the protein MRVLVVEDEQLLADAVATGLRREAMAVDVVYDGAAALERIGVNDYDVVVLDRDLPLVHGDDVCRKIVELGMPTRVLMLTASGDVSDRVEGLEIGADDYLPKPFAFSELTARVRALGRRTSVPLPPVLERAGIKLDPNRREVFRDGKEVQLAPKEFAVLEVLLRSEGAVVSAEQLLEKAWDENTDPFTNVVRVTVMTLRRKLGEPPVIVTVPGSGYRI
- a CDS encoding inositol monophosphatase family protein, which codes for MTDPLHQELLALAQEAAYKAGALLRDGRPADLAVAATKSSPIDVVTEMDIAAEKLITDLISEQRPDDGFLGEEGASVTGTSGVRWVIDPLDGTVNYLYGLPTWSVSIAAELHGETVAGVVAVPMRGETFHAVLGGGAWATGAWEGERRLACRPAAPLEQALVSTGFNYVTEVRSHQADVAQKLIPLLRDIRRGGSAAVDLCDVAAGRLDGYYERGLNPWDLAAGDLIAREAGALTGGRPGERPARDLAIAGTPGVFEPLQRLLEDFGAWHD
- a CDS encoding ferrochelatase — encoded protein: MPDVLDATPYDALLLLSFGGPEGPDDVVPFLENVTRGRGIPKERLKEVGQHYFLFGGVSPINDQNRALLDALRKDFADHGLDLPVYWGNRNWAPYLTDTLREMVADGRRRILVLATSAYASYSGCRQYRENLADSLAALEAEGLDLPKVDKLRHYFNHPGFLEPMIDGVLDSLVDLPEDVRDGAHLAFSTHSIPTAAADSSGPVEDHGDGGAYVEEHLDVARLIADAVRERTGVDHPWQLVYQSRSGAPQIPWLEPDICDHLEERHAAGVPAVVMAPIGFVSDHMEVLYDLDTEAMAKAAELGLPVRRSATVGADPRFAAAIRELVLERAAVESGHQVTPCALGALGAGHNLCPVGCCPARAPRPAAAGADSPYA
- a CDS encoding MFS transporter; this encodes MPSPYRALFAAPGSKGFSAAGFLGRMPLSMMGIGVVTMISQINGRYGLAGALSAAIALAAAAIGPRISRWVDQYGQRRVLRPATLVALTAAAGLLLAARFEWPDWVLFVCAAGIGSVPSLGAMVRARWAAVYRGTPQLHTAYSLESVVDEVCFIFGPIISIGLSTAWFPEAGPLLAACFLAVGVFWLTAQRATEPAPHPRARGDKGGGSALRTAGLQVLVATFVATGAIFGAVDVVTVAFADEQGHKGGASVVLALYAAGSCAAGVVFGLMRFRGAPERRWLLGICAMAVSMIPLLLVGNLPLLAVALFLAGLSIAPTMITTMSLIEEHVPRAKLTEGMTWVSTGLAVGVALGSSVAGWVIDAAGARAGYGVPVVAGAVAVAVGFLGYRRLSRPAPGRGGTVEHHSEREERHVA
- a CDS encoding D-arabinono-1,4-lactone oxidase; amino-acid sequence: MSTTASAKNGTWRNWGGTVASRPAREVTPASVEELAAAVRRAGEDGLTVKAVGSGHSFTSIAATDGVLIRPQLLTGIRNIDRDALTVTVEAGTPLKRLNMALAREGLSLTNMGDIMEQTVSGATSTGTHGSGRDSASIAAQIRGLELVLADGSVLTCSEKENPDVFAAARIGLGALGVITAITFAVEPVFLLTAREEPMPFDEVTSRFDELWTENEHFEFYWFPHTASTNTKRNNRSMGPEQPVKPLAGWFDDEFVANGLWQVANMVGRAVPATVPTIAQISTRAWSARTYTDIPYKVFTSPRRVRFVEMEYAVPRAALVDTLRELKAMIDHSDFRISYPVEVRTAPADDIALSTASGRDSAYIAVHMFRGTPYQAYFTEAERIFTAHEGRPHWGKVNTRDAEYFAGVYPRFGEFTALRDRLDPDRRFQNDYLRRVLGQ